CTCGGTAAGAGGGAGGCGCATTGCCCCGAAACCGAGTAAAGAGGTGCTAATATCCAATTCTTCAAAATACCGTTTTTCCATTGCGAGAACTCCTTACTGTGCAGAATATGCCAGTTAAACCTAACAGTAGCTGGACTTTTTCCCTACTGCTCTTACCATATCATACCTTTTTGCATTGGTCCAAAGGGAGTTCCCCCGAGACGATTTTCTAGTGTCCTAGTACACCCCTGTGACATACATGATTGCTGCACTGAAATCCATAAACAAATGTAACAGTGCAAGATAGGGAAGCATCCTTGGTCTCCATCTGAGCAGGGCTCCTACAAAAAAAGCGAAAGGAAGGAACATCAAGGCACGCCAGAGAATGAATCGCCAGTCAGGCAGAAAAGGGATCATGCTATGCTGGAAACCAAGAAAGACACAGCAACTGCAGTAAGCCAAAACCGCGTTGTCTGTCTTTTCTTCGATTTTTGGCATGCAGTAGAGGAAATAAAAAGCAAGTTCTACCAGAGCTTGGGTAAGGGGGAATAAAACCAAGGCCACTGAGTATATCGCCCATTTCGGTAAAGGAAGCAGAAACATTCCCATAGGGATTTGCATGCCGCCAAAGAGTACTTTTGCAAGCAATAGGTTCGGGGCCATTGAAATAGGAATAATGAGAAGAAGGCTGCCTGCAAAAACCAATGTATCCTTTTTCAGTGATGGCCTTTCAAACTTGAAAATATCTCTATACTTTCTATTGTCGGCTTTGAAGAGACGAACCAGAAAGTATAGGCAAGTAAAATTCGTGAAGGTCACAAAAAGCGTCCACCAGGCTGAAGCCGAGCTCCATGCTTGCCGGCTCCCTAAAACCAGAAACAGCAAGGCAATGAAAGCTTGGAACGTGAGAAACAGTAGGGTTCTCCCTCCCATCACAATCCAAGGAGAACGTCTGAGAAGAGTAGTCACTTGCATGGTGTATCCTTTTTGTGTTGTAGTATACCTTTGGTTTTCATGATTCTCCAGCATTTTCCCAGATAAAAAAGGGCATTGCATTTTTGTAACCATAAGGTTACTATAAAGTATGGACACAGTTACACCAAAACGGGAAAGAAACAAAGAACAGACCCAGCAGCGACTTATCAATGCAACCATCGAATTATTGAAAACCGATGGCTTTGCATCTTTGGGAATCAATGCCATAGCAGCTCAAGCCAAGGTGAACAAAGCCTTGATCTATCGGTATTTTGACGGTCTTCCCGGCCTCATGCGCGCCGCCGCTAATGAACTCGACCTGACCCAAACAAAATTGATAGACTTTTCCCTGCCACAAACCGAGGGAAAAATTGACCTCAAAGAGTATCTCGTTGAAATCTTTCAAAGCCTTCACCAGAATTTGCAGAACGATTCCCTTGCCCAGAAATTAATGATACAGGAATTAAGCGAGGAAAACGAAATGACTAGGACCTTCGCAGAAGCGAGGGAACAGCAAGGATTGGAAGTTACCGAACAGTCGAAGGTTCTGTTCTCAAATCTTGCAGGGAAAGAGAAGATGGATGCCTTTGATTTGCAGTCAGCCTTGGCTATTACGTCTGCAGCCATCTACTACCTTACCATGCGCTCTACTACCGTGCAGATGTTCAATGGGGTAGATATCCAAAGCAAGGAAGGCTGGGATAGGATTTGTTCCACACTTGCAACCTTTTTTGAAAAGGCCTTAACTTCCCCTGTCTAAGTAGCAAAATTGTTGATTCCTTCAAGCCAATCTTTCTTTGCCTACAAAAAGTAGTAGGAAAACAGCCTGCAACACAACTGCTTGTTACAGGCTGTAAAAATGGATTTCATACGTAAGTAGGAAATACTGATAGCTTCTGCCTAGAACCTCCAGGCAAGTCCAAAATGGAGAGCCTTACTGGTAATCCTGTCGATCCTTTCGACACTCAATTCACTTCCTTGATAGCCTTCACTGTATTCGACATACCCATATCGGCAGCCAATGGTGAAAAGCAGATCCTGCCTAAGGAACGTAAAATGCCATCCAAGGTCGACGCCGAGGGCAGGAAGAATGAGAAAGCCTCCATCGGAATTAAAACCTGTCAATTCTCCAAATACTCCCAACTCAAACGGCGAAGAGGGCAGGAAGAAGCTCTGACGGATACGGACTACCCCTCCGAGAGGAAGGCTTTCTGCTTCCTTGACAAAGGACACGCCACCTTGGATTGAACTTGCCATATAGGTAGAGTAATCAAAACGTACACCATAGGTAAGATCCTTTACCGTTATTTGCGATTGTTGGGTAACCTCGGTTGCTCCCAGACTCTGTAGTGAAGCAATCAAGAGCAACATTATACCTAACAAAAAAGCGGGATTTGTTTTTGATCCAATTATTTTCATAAGACCTGTACCTTTACCGTTTTGACAATGTCTTTTGCGGTTGTAATCTGGGAAAGATCAGTATAGATGGTACCATTTCCTGCCTTTCCCGGTTCGCTATAACCGACAAGTTCGAATTCGACGGTTTTTGATGCATCGCTTTCTCTATCGATAACTGCACAGTATACCAAGGCAGGTTGTCCGCTTCCCCCGATTCCCCCAGAATAA
The sequence above is a segment of the Sphaerochaeta pleomorpha str. Grapes genome. Coding sequences within it:
- a CDS encoding TetR/AcrR family transcriptional regulator, giving the protein MDTVTPKRERNKEQTQQRLINATIELLKTDGFASLGINAIAAQAKVNKALIYRYFDGLPGLMRAAANELDLTQTKLIDFSLPQTEGKIDLKEYLVEIFQSLHQNLQNDSLAQKLMIQELSEENEMTRTFAEAREQQGLEVTEQSKVLFSNLAGKEKMDAFDLQSALAITSAAIYYLTMRSTTVQMFNGVDIQSKEGWDRICSTLATFFEKALTSPV